The following proteins come from a genomic window of Lachnoclostridium phytofermentans ISDg:
- a CDS encoding sirohydrochlorin cobaltochelatase: MKRKAILVVSFGTSHNDTRQKTIDQIEMDIQQEYLEYAIYRAFTSKMIINILGSRDGIHVFTMTEAMEQMKLDGIEEVIVQPTHILNGIENDIMIHDVNLYKEDFNVILFGAPLLNVTEDYKKVIKAFVKKIPALSQNEAIVCMGHGSEHYTNASYAALDYMFKSQGYDNIYVATVEAYPSLEDIIEKLRENKYRKIILIPFMIVAGDHAKNDMAGDEDDSWKVILESEGFEVTCVLEGLGENSDIRRIFVEHINEVLTSE; encoded by the coding sequence ATGAAAAGAAAAGCAATTCTTGTAGTAAGTTTTGGTACAAGTCATAATGATACACGTCAAAAGACGATTGATCAAATTGAGATGGATATACAACAGGAATATCTGGAGTATGCTATCTATCGTGCATTTACAAGTAAAATGATTATAAATATTCTAGGGAGTAGAGATGGAATTCATGTATTTACAATGACAGAAGCAATGGAGCAGATGAAACTAGATGGCATTGAAGAAGTTATTGTTCAACCTACACATATTTTAAATGGAATTGAAAATGACATCATGATTCACGACGTCAATTTATATAAAGAAGACTTTAATGTTATTTTATTTGGAGCACCGTTATTGAATGTGACTGAGGATTATAAGAAGGTAATAAAAGCATTTGTAAAGAAGATACCAGCACTCAGCCAAAATGAAGCTATCGTTTGTATGGGACATGGATCAGAGCATTATACCAATGCATCCTATGCCGCTCTTGATTATATGTTTAAGTCGCAAGGATATGATAATATTTATGTTGCAACGGTGGAAGCATACCCATCTCTTGAAGATATAATAGAGAAATTGAGGGAAAATAAGTATCGTAAGATTATACTTATTCCATTCATGATAGTGGCTGGGGATCATGCCAAAAACGATATGGCTGGTGATGAAGATGATTCATGGAAAGTTATTTTGGAGAGCGAGGGTTTTGAAGTTACTTGCGTGCTGGAAGGACTTGGAGAGAATTCGGATATTCGAAGAATATTTGTTGAACATATAAATGAAGTACTCACAAGTGAATAA
- a CDS encoding energy-coupling factor ABC transporter substrate-binding protein yields MSKTKRTVIILLVVAVLIAVIPLFVLKGAEFGGSDDAGSQVVSEITGEEYEPWFTPVMETWIGGELPGEIESLIFCVQTGIGVGVLAFFMGRFVERTKKENRQAKENVMS; encoded by the coding sequence ATGTCAAAGACAAAAAGAACAGTTATAATCTTATTAGTTGTTGCTGTATTAATTGCAGTTATCCCGTTATTCGTGTTAAAGGGCGCTGAATTCGGTGGCTCTGATGATGCAGGTAGCCAAGTTGTTTCAGAGATTACAGGCGAAGAATATGAACCATGGTTTACTCCTGTTATGGAAACATGGATTGGTGGAGAATTACCAGGTGAAATTGAAAGCTTAATCTTTTGCGTACAGACCGGTATTGGTGTAGGTGTTTTAGCTTTCTTTATGGGTAGATTTGTAGAGAGAACAAAAAAAGAAAATAGACAAGCAAAAGAAAATGTAATGAGTTAA
- a CDS encoding energy-coupling factor ABC transporter permease yields the protein MNKKEKRIVAIAAAFALCFGISPAVNAMHIMEGYLPPKYCITWGILSIPFLVAGYFSIKKTVSKQHRSITMLAMAGAFVFVLSSLKIPSVTGSCSHMTGTGLGAILFGPSAVSILGIIVLIFQAILLAHGGLTTLGANTFSMAIAGPFVSFGIYKLCQKLKVNKLSGIFLAAFVGDLFTYCVTSIQLALAYPSSNGGVGASALKFLAVFAPTQVPLAIIEGILTVVIMIGLETYAKAELNDLGLVNGGIN from the coding sequence ATGAATAAGAAAGAAAAAAGAATTGTTGCTATTGCAGCAGCATTTGCGTTATGTTTTGGAATTTCTCCAGCAGTAAACGCAATGCACATCATGGAAGGATATCTTCCACCGAAATATTGTATCACTTGGGGGATACTGTCTATTCCATTCCTTGTAGCTGGATATTTTTCAATCAAGAAAACGGTATCTAAGCAACATAGATCGATTACTATGCTTGCGATGGCAGGTGCGTTTGTTTTCGTACTTTCATCCCTGAAGATACCTTCAGTTACAGGTAGCTGCTCACATATGACGGGTACCGGATTAGGTGCCATTTTATTTGGACCAAGTGCAGTTAGTATTCTTGGTATTATCGTACTTATTTTCCAAGCTATTTTACTTGCTCATGGTGGATTGACGACACTTGGCGCAAATACATTTTCAATGGCGATTGCAGGCCCATTTGTTTCGTTTGGCATCTATAAATTATGTCAAAAGTTAAAAGTTAATAAGCTTTCTGGAATTTTTCTTGCAGCATTTGTTGGTGATTTATTTACATACTGTGTAACGAGTATCCAGCTTGCTCTTGCCTATCCTTCAAGTAATGGTGGTGTAGGAGCTTCTGCTCTTAAATTCCTTGCAGTCTTTGCACCGACACAGGTACCATTGGCTATTATTGAAGGTATTTTAACTGTAGTTATTATGATTGGATTAGAAACATATGCGAAGGCAGAGCTGAACGATTTAGGCTTGGTGAATGGAGGTATTAATTAA
- a CDS encoding cache domain-containing sensor histidine kinase, protein MKKWLSKLSIFQKIILIISLTIAISLRITNNFTEKTITNIVTKQIYEGNISTLSSSSAQISDKINRNVSLIRALSTDSQVKEYLQEVPRSDYENINIINKMNEIILNYVYNMFDTETMIAIISSKDDVYANWEMQNQETLINLKNEYLRYHNKGQDKEYTLYTKMELDISLSSNKTFKNKFTMALPIYSNKSENNILGVAIVFIEEENLYDAISFKVDEQHTTVLIDKSNNIISAKDKTLIGKQVEVAFNFVKNKSSKGYYADKEGKMIITQKQVNKSKFTIIDIMKVQYVQEQVDLVMRNVQIINILTIIIIIIVCYFTLRGITKPLKRLTEQMVTQDYSTFEQDNQNLGKNEVRLLEKSFQVMKYDIEELIKENKLKEEEKRKTEIKALQSQIKPHFLFNTLNAIRCTIINNNNDKAADLVYKLAMLLRMTLVKGDALITLKEELETIGYYLDILIMRHGTQIDYQIDISPLAEEVLVPKLFLQPLVENSVVHGFSQQNIDATIKIKTIFVDNFLVIQVMDNGKGIEEDIDMIKSDIQYENEFSGIGLMNVNSRLKLYFGKESGLKIYSKNGWTISEVWIHQHR, encoded by the coding sequence ATGAAAAAATGGTTGAGTAAATTAAGCATATTTCAAAAAATAATTTTGATTATTTCCTTAACCATTGCTATTTCGTTAAGAATTACCAATAATTTTACAGAGAAAACAATTACTAATATTGTAACAAAGCAAATTTATGAAGGAAATATAAGCACGCTGAGTTCTTCCTCAGCTCAGATAAGTGATAAGATAAATCGTAATGTGTCTTTAATTCGTGCTTTAAGTACCGACTCTCAAGTAAAAGAGTATTTACAGGAAGTTCCGAGAAGTGATTATGAGAATATAAACATCATTAACAAGATGAATGAAATTATTTTAAACTATGTTTATAACATGTTTGATACAGAAACAATGATAGCTATCATATCAAGTAAAGATGATGTATATGCAAACTGGGAAATGCAAAATCAGGAAACATTAATTAATTTAAAGAATGAATACTTGCGTTACCATAATAAGGGTCAGGACAAAGAATATACCTTATATACCAAGATGGAATTGGATATATCATTATCCTCCAATAAAACGTTCAAAAATAAATTTACAATGGCACTGCCGATTTATAGCAATAAAAGCGAGAACAATATTTTGGGAGTGGCAATTGTATTTATAGAGGAAGAAAATTTATATGATGCTATTTCTTTTAAGGTTGATGAACAACATACAACGGTACTAATTGATAAATCAAATAATATAATTTCAGCCAAAGACAAAACACTGATTGGAAAACAAGTGGAAGTGGCATTTAACTTTGTGAAAAATAAATCCTCTAAAGGTTACTATGCCGATAAAGAAGGCAAGATGATAATAACCCAGAAGCAAGTGAATAAGTCTAAATTTACTATCATAGATATTATGAAAGTCCAGTATGTACAGGAACAAGTTGACCTGGTAATGAGGAATGTGCAAATAATTAATATTCTTACAATTATTATTATAATTATTGTTTGCTATTTTACATTAAGAGGAATCACAAAACCACTAAAGAGATTAACAGAGCAAATGGTGACCCAGGATTATTCAACCTTTGAACAAGATAACCAGAATCTAGGCAAAAACGAGGTCAGACTATTAGAAAAAAGCTTTCAAGTCATGAAATACGATATAGAAGAGCTGATAAAAGAAAATAAATTAAAAGAAGAAGAAAAGCGAAAGACAGAAATTAAAGCACTTCAATCACAGATTAAGCCTCATTTTTTATTTAATACGCTGAATGCAATTCGCTGTACAATTATAAATAACAATAATGATAAGGCAGCAGATTTAGTTTATAAACTAGCAATGCTTCTACGTATGACTTTAGTGAAAGGTGATGCATTAATTACTTTAAAAGAAGAATTAGAAACAATAGGATATTATTTAGATATTCTCATCATGCGTCATGGGACTCAAATCGATTACCAGATTGATATTTCACCCTTGGCAGAAGAAGTTTTAGTTCCAAAACTATTTTTGCAGCCACTTGTTGAAAATAGTGTAGTTCATGGATTTTCACAGCAGAATATAGATGCTACGATTAAAATTAAGACTATTTTTGTAGACAATTTTCTTGTTATTCAGGTAATGGATAACGGTAAGGGGATAGAGGAAGATATTGATATGATTAAATCTGACATCCAATATGAAAATGAGTTTTCTGGTATCGGACTTATGAATGTTAATAGTAGGTTGAAGCTTTATTTTGGAAAAGAATCGGGACTGAAAATCTATTCGAAAAACGGATGGACTATTTCTGAAGTATGGATACATCAACATAGATAG
- a CDS encoding precorrin-8X methylmutase — protein MKIDLENVLPADIERRSFEIIEQELGGRILDKEKAPIIKRVIHTSADFEYADSLMFSENVVEYALAAIRRGACIVTDTEMGKAGINKKVLAKYGGEVLCFMADEEVARIAKINGSTRATASIDKAALLDKEIIFAIGNAPTALVRLYELITENKIKPALVIGVPVGFVNVVQSKELVINSSAPYIVARGRKGGSNVAAAICNALLYMVDETRGA, from the coding sequence ATGAAAATAGATTTAGAAAATGTTTTACCAGCTGATATTGAAAGGAGAAGTTTCGAAATAATCGAGCAGGAGTTAGGTGGGAGAATCCTTGATAAAGAAAAAGCTCCGATAATCAAACGCGTAATACATACATCTGCTGATTTTGAATATGCTGATTCATTGATGTTTTCTGAAAACGTAGTGGAATATGCCTTAGCTGCGATAAGACGAGGAGCCTGTATTGTCACCGATACTGAAATGGGAAAGGCGGGGATTAATAAAAAGGTTCTAGCGAAATATGGAGGTGAGGTACTTTGTTTTATGGCAGATGAGGAAGTTGCTAGGATTGCTAAGATAAACGGAAGTACAAGAGCAACCGCAAGTATAGATAAAGCAGCCCTACTCGATAAAGAAATCATATTTGCCATAGGGAATGCCCCTACTGCGCTTGTGCGTCTTTATGAACTGATAACTGAAAACAAAATAAAACCAGCTTTGGTAATAGGAGTCCCTGTTGGGTTTGTTAATGTGGTACAGTCAAAAGAGTTGGTCATCAATTCTTCAGCTCCATACATTGTCGCGCGAGGAAGAAAAGGCGGAAGTAATGTGGCAGCAGCAATATGTAATGCTTTGCTCTATATGGTTGATGAAACTAGAGGAGCATAA
- a CDS encoding cob(I)yrinic acid a,c-diamide adenosyltransferase translates to MRGLIHIYAGDGKGKTTASIGLSVRCAGSGGDVVFAQFIKNNQSSELNILKQLPNIQVITCDKTFGFISKLTESERLEAKKVYSDHFCNVIKQVKSKDCKMLVLDEIIGAYNYNVIDRQELIDFLKSKPESLEVILTGRNPAKELLDMADYVSEIKKIKHPFDQGICARIGIEK, encoded by the coding sequence ATGAGAGGCTTAATTCATATTTATGCAGGAGATGGAAAAGGTAAGACCACTGCATCCATTGGACTGAGTGTTCGATGTGCAGGTAGTGGAGGGGATGTAGTGTTTGCACAGTTCATAAAAAATAACCAATCAAGTGAGCTGAACATCCTTAAACAGTTACCTAATATTCAAGTTATAACCTGTGATAAAACATTTGGATTTATTTCAAAGTTAACAGAAAGTGAAAGACTTGAAGCGAAAAAAGTATATAGCGATCATTTTTGCAATGTGATAAAACAGGTAAAGTCAAAGGATTGCAAAATGCTTGTACTAGATGAGATTATTGGAGCATATAATTACAATGTAATTGATCGGCAAGAGTTAATTGACTTTTTGAAAAGCAAACCAGAATCCTTAGAAGTGATTTTGACGGGAAGGAATCCGGCTAAAGAATTGCTTGATATGGCAGACTATGTATCTGAGATAAAGAAAATAAAGCATCCATTTGACCAGGGGATTTGTGCAAGAATTGGAATTGAAAAGTAG
- a CDS encoding flavodoxin family protein, with amino-acid sequence MLGTQVNLYYYSGTGNTLLVVKEMIKIFSARGIQVTLHKIEYTDPKKIDTEKAIGLAFPVAFQSTFPFVWNFLKALPQTEGTPVFMIDTMMAFMRSMHAVPQFLPS; translated from the coding sequence ATGTTAGGAACACAAGTAAACTTATACTACTATTCGGGAACCGGTAATACCTTGCTGGTAGTTAAGGAAATGATAAAAATCTTTTCTGCAAGAGGGATACAGGTTACTCTCCATAAAATTGAATATACGGACCCAAAGAAAATAGATACCGAAAAAGCTATCGGACTTGCTTTCCCGGTTGCTTTCCAGTCTACATTTCCCTTTGTATGGAATTTCCTTAAAGCTCTACCCCAGACGGAAGGGACTCCTGTTTTCATGATAGATACAATGATGGCCTTCATGCGAAGTATGCATGCGGTGCCTCAGTTTCTGCCCAGCTAA
- a CDS encoding energy-coupling factor ABC transporter ATP-binding protein, whose protein sequence is MKKPILQVENLYYAYGSGETVLNGVNVEIYEGEKIAVVGSNGSGKSTFFLNVNGVLTPDQGEITYRDTIINKKNLRELRKNIGIVFQDADNQIIASTVRAEVGFGPMNLKLPKEEVKKRVEEALEYMNITEFIDRPPHYLSGGEKKRVSIADIIAMKSDVIIFDEPTAALDPLNATMLEDVLEKLNMEGKTMLISVHDVDFAYRWAERVLVFHRGKIIADGTPLEIFQNEEILIQTNLKQPIMLEVYEALIEKQILEDLKIYPKTPAEFRNILGNKYSSLSMR, encoded by the coding sequence ATGAAGAAACCAATATTACAGGTTGAAAATTTATATTATGCCTATGGAAGTGGAGAGACCGTATTAAACGGAGTGAATGTCGAGATTTACGAAGGCGAAAAAATAGCGGTGGTAGGCTCAAATGGTTCTGGAAAATCTACATTTTTTCTAAATGTGAATGGTGTACTGACCCCAGATCAGGGGGAAATAACTTACCGGGATACGATAATCAATAAGAAAAATTTAAGAGAACTTCGAAAAAACATTGGAATTGTATTTCAGGATGCAGATAACCAGATTATTGCTTCTACCGTAAGGGCTGAAGTAGGATTTGGTCCAATGAACTTAAAACTTCCCAAAGAGGAGGTTAAAAAACGGGTTGAAGAAGCATTGGAATACATGAACATTACGGAGTTTATTGACAGACCACCTCATTATTTAAGTGGAGGAGAAAAGAAGCGGGTATCGATTGCTGATATCATAGCTATGAAATCAGATGTCATCATATTTGATGAACCAACGGCAGCGTTGGATCCTTTAAATGCAACGATGCTAGAAGATGTTCTAGAGAAACTGAATATGGAAGGTAAAACAATGTTGATTTCTGTCCATGATGTGGATTTTGCATACCGATGGGCGGAAAGGGTGCTTGTATTTCATCGAGGAAAAATTATTGCGGATGGAACACCGCTAGAAATATTCCAAAATGAAGAAATTTTAATTCAAACAAATTTAAAGCAACCAATTATGTTAGAAGTCTATGAAGCTCTTATAGAAAAACAGATATTAGAGGATTTAAAGATATATCCCAAAACACCCGCGGAATTTAGAAATATCCTGGGGAACAAGTATAGTTCATTAAGCATGAGGTAA
- the cbiQ gene encoding cobalt ECF transporter T component CbiQ has protein sequence MTKLIAFCTIFVVAVIFSIWEFRKKHVHSNSAHKHHHGIKHKHGEGFSIDLYAYTSHIRDWSSDFKVTFSVIVMILSIVLNNPYVSVVIIFAMAYITVVKGGLSITEYLSFLAIPLSFILLGTFTIAIDFSKEPIGQYNLYLGFCYVFTSLVQLKKMLFLILKVFAAVSALQMMTLSTPSSEIIAVLRKVHMPKLILELMNLIYRFIFILVDVYRQMKNSAEARQGYCDFRTSCITFGSIASNMLVVSLKKANAYYNAMEARCYDGELHFLEEKKAIKWNQLIAATAFIMFLFLLWGIM, from the coding sequence ATGACAAAATTAATTGCTTTTTGCACCATATTTGTGGTGGCTGTCATTTTTTCTATATGGGAATTTCGAAAAAAACATGTTCATAGCAACAGTGCACATAAGCATCATCATGGAATAAAACATAAGCATGGAGAAGGGTTTTCCATTGACTTATATGCTTATACATCTCATATCAGAGACTGGAGTTCTGATTTTAAAGTTACCTTTTCAGTCATAGTCATGATTTTAAGTATTGTACTGAACAATCCTTATGTATCCGTTGTAATTATTTTTGCAATGGCTTATATCACTGTGGTAAAAGGTGGTTTGTCGATAACAGAATATTTATCATTTTTGGCGATTCCATTATCTTTTATTTTGCTTGGTACATTTACGATTGCCATTGATTTTTCAAAAGAACCAATAGGTCAATATAATTTGTATCTTGGCTTTTGTTATGTATTTACTTCTTTAGTACAACTAAAGAAAATGTTGTTTTTAATACTTAAAGTTTTTGCAGCTGTAAGCGCTCTACAGATGATGACATTATCTACTCCATCAAGTGAAATCATCGCTGTTTTAAGAAAAGTTCATATGCCAAAACTCATTCTTGAATTAATGAACCTAATTTACCGTTTTATTTTTATTCTAGTTGATGTTTATAGGCAGATGAAAAACTCAGCAGAAGCACGTCAGGGTTATTGTGATTTTAGGACCTCTTGTATTACTTTTGGGAGTATTGCAAGTAATATGCTTGTCGTTTCACTGAAAAAGGCAAATGCTTATTACAATGCTATGGAAGCCAGATGTTACGATGGGGAATTACATTTTTTGGAAGAAAAAAAAGCGATAAAGTGGAATCAACTAATTGCAGCAACTGCATTTATTATGTTTCTGTTTTTGCTCTGGGGAATCATGTGA
- a CDS encoding carbohydrate ABC transporter permease, whose protein sequence is MKTFVINKKRYIKNKHKDNLTAFLFLLPCLIGFVAFIVFPVVASLLLGFTEWNFLGGLKGIKFIGLDNFKTLLSGKDLWFNESFKNTLIFAAITVPVGLALGLIVATVMNKYVYCSGLFKVIVFIPYISSVVASVIVWQVMLQPSYGPINSILTSLGISNPPKWFVDPKWAMPTIIIFQIWQTLGYNVIVFMAGLKGISSELYEAASIDGASELRKFKDITIPLISPTTFFLSTMGIIGSFKVFDSISVATKGGPGNATSVVAFYIYREAFELYRMGTANAAAWIMFIIIFVVTMIQLRGQNKWVTYD, encoded by the coding sequence ATGAAAACATTTGTCATTAATAAAAAAAGGTATATCAAAAATAAGCATAAAGATAATTTAACAGCGTTTTTATTTTTACTACCCTGCTTGATAGGCTTTGTGGCATTCATCGTATTCCCTGTAGTAGCATCATTACTGCTGGGCTTTACGGAGTGGAATTTCCTAGGGGGATTAAAAGGAATTAAATTTATTGGACTTGATAATTTTAAAACACTATTAAGCGGTAAGGATTTGTGGTTTAACGAGTCGTTTAAAAACACGCTTATATTCGCAGCTATAACAGTACCGGTAGGTTTGGCATTGGGACTTATTGTTGCAACCGTTATGAATAAATATGTATATTGCTCTGGATTATTCAAAGTAATTGTTTTTATACCTTATATCTCTAGTGTTGTAGCTTCGGTAATTGTATGGCAGGTTATGTTGCAGCCATCCTATGGACCAATCAATTCTATATTGACTTCTTTAGGAATTTCAAATCCGCCAAAGTGGTTTGTTGATCCAAAATGGGCTATGCCAACCATTATAATATTTCAAATATGGCAGACACTTGGCTATAACGTAATCGTGTTTATGGCAGGCTTAAAAGGAATTTCAAGTGAGCTTTATGAAGCGGCATCCATTGATGGAGCCTCAGAATTACGGAAGTTTAAAGATATAACAATTCCTTTAATTTCACCTACAACGTTCTTCTTATCTACCATGGGTATCATTGGTTCGTTCAAAGTATTTGATTCTATCAGTGTTGCTACGAAAGGCGGACCGGGAAATGCAACTTCGGTCGTTGCGTTTTATATTTACCGAGAAGCTTTTGAACTATATCGAATGGGAACCGCAAATGCTGCAGCATGGATTATGTTTATCATTATCTTTGTTGTTACCATGATACAACTTAGGGGACAAAACAAATGGGTTACTTACGACTAA
- a CDS encoding ABC transporter substrate-binding protein produces MKKILVLFMVFTLSVSTLVGCGGKTDEKTGTTPTTKGTSDEVIELTYLTYNGTRDAAGNLIVQNMADAYMAEHQNVKIIVDIQAENNSTDFLTKLDLLQLTGQTGDIIQIPSYREYAPRAAEGFFASINDVLTSEGIKYDDVYAYPSVVNGTYYGIPSEPGIYVVFINKEMLDEAGLPIPKEGWTWDDYRDYAVAMTKGEGANKVYGSYLHTWSEFRREGLYNAVLDNPFIKADGTSNLDSPLFGEWLQFMYDIENTYGCQVPYADAKATSMAYRDVFLQGKAAMTVIGTWVYSDIVNTETYPHDFQTVTAPFPVFADGKAGVTQGGISYNCVGAGTEHVKEAYDFARYMSNEGAVSQNIFPATKDGDIVSVLKAKVGDRTDLVDIDSAVKVWTSNDLVPNIVTNKPDKFVEIDSIFNTESEKFLLGGQNLETTLKNLQDQGNAIINQK; encoded by the coding sequence ATGAAAAAAATTTTAGTATTATTCATGGTTTTTACACTCAGCGTGTCTACGCTTGTTGGATGTGGGGGCAAGACAGATGAGAAAACCGGAACAACGCCAACCACCAAAGGAACATCGGATGAGGTAATTGAACTTACCTATCTGACCTATAATGGTACCAGAGATGCAGCTGGCAATTTGATCGTTCAGAATATGGCTGATGCTTATATGGCAGAACATCAAAATGTTAAGATTATAGTTGATATTCAAGCAGAGAATAATTCAACGGATTTCTTGACAAAATTGGATTTATTACAATTAACTGGCCAGACCGGAGATATCATTCAGATTCCTAGTTATAGAGAATATGCTCCGAGAGCTGCGGAAGGTTTCTTTGCATCGATTAATGATGTGTTAACATCAGAAGGGATTAAGTATGATGATGTATATGCATACCCTTCCGTAGTTAATGGAACCTACTATGGGATTCCAAGTGAGCCGGGAATTTACGTTGTATTTATTAACAAAGAAATGTTAGACGAAGCAGGATTACCAATACCGAAAGAAGGCTGGACCTGGGATGACTATAGGGATTATGCTGTTGCCATGACAAAGGGCGAAGGTGCAAATAAAGTATATGGTTCTTATTTACATACATGGTCAGAATTCAGAAGAGAAGGCTTATACAATGCGGTTTTAGACAACCCGTTTATCAAGGCGGATGGTACATCTAATTTAGACAGCCCTCTGTTTGGTGAATGGTTACAGTTTATGTATGATATTGAGAACACCTATGGTTGTCAAGTTCCTTATGCAGATGCCAAAGCGACAAGCATGGCATACAGAGATGTATTTTTACAAGGGAAGGCAGCTATGACCGTGATTGGTACATGGGTATATTCCGACATAGTAAATACAGAAACATATCCACATGATTTTCAGACTGTAACTGCTCCTTTCCCAGTATTTGCGGATGGTAAGGCAGGAGTAACACAAGGTGGAATTAGCTATAACTGCGTCGGTGCAGGAACAGAGCATGTGAAAGAAGCTTATGATTTTGCAAGATATATGTCAAATGAAGGGGCTGTCTCACAAAATATTTTCCCAGCAACAAAAGACGGTGATATTGTGTCCGTATTAAAAGCTAAAGTTGGTGACAGAACAGATTTGGTTGATATTGATTCCGCAGTAAAAGTGTGGACAAGTAATGATTTAGTGCCGAATATTGTTACCAACAAGCCTGATAAGTTTGTAGAAATAGATAGTATTTTCAATACAGAATCAGAAAAGTTCTTATTGGGAGGACAGAATCTAGAAACAACATTGAAAAATCTTCAGGATCAGGGAAATGCTATTATTAATCAAAAATAA
- a CDS encoding carbohydrate ABC transporter permease, protein MKKSMYKKKIIKKLITTIVLGLFILTMLFPLLWMLSTSFKLEIDVFNFPIEWIPPKFTLNNYIKIWRGNYNFPLYYWNTIKVTVLVVLIQIVISSMAAYAFAKLDFKFKNLLFSIFLATMMIPDQVTLVPRFMLLTKMQLLNSHFGLILMLSFSVYGVFLLRQSMIALPDTIIEAAKIDGANHFIIFIRIVLPMTKSIIATLAILRFVWTWNDYQNPLIFLRDSKLFTLQLGMQQFASVSGTFYSLLMAASVCAIVPLLLVFIIGQNYVIEGIASGAVKG, encoded by the coding sequence GTGAAAAAGAGTATGTATAAGAAAAAGATTATAAAAAAGTTGATTACAACAATAGTTCTCGGTTTATTTATATTAACTATGTTATTTCCTTTACTATGGATGCTGTCAACTTCGTTTAAATTGGAGATAGATGTATTTAATTTCCCAATTGAATGGATTCCACCCAAGTTCACACTTAATAATTACATAAAAATTTGGAGAGGTAATTATAACTTTCCATTATATTATTGGAATACAATCAAAGTTACGGTATTAGTTGTATTGATTCAAATTGTTATTTCATCTATGGCTGCATATGCATTTGCAAAACTTGATTTTAAATTTAAGAATCTACTATTTTCTATATTTTTAGCGACAATGATGATTCCGGATCAGGTAACTTTGGTACCACGATTTATGCTGTTAACTAAAATGCAACTTTTAAATTCACATTTCGGATTAATACTAATGTTATCCTTTAGTGTTTACGGAGTTTTCTTACTGCGACAGAGTATGATTGCCCTGCCGGATACTATAATCGAAGCAGCAAAAATTGATGGAGCAAATCATTTTATTATATTTATAAGAATAGTCCTTCCGATGACGAAATCAATTATAGCAACTTTAGCAATTTTAAGATTTGTATGGACCTGGAATGATTATCAAAACCCATTGATTTTCCTTCGTGACAGCAAGTTATTTACCTTACAGTTAGGAATGCAGCAGTTTGCATCTGTATCGGGAACGTTCTATTCCTTACTGATGGCAGCATCTGTTTGTGCTATTGTGCCACTCCTACTAGTGTTTATAATTGGTCAGAATTATGTAATTGAAGGTATCGCATCCGGTGCGGTAAAGGGATAA